The Trichosurus vulpecula isolate mTriVul1 chromosome 4, mTriVul1.pri, whole genome shotgun sequence genome contains a region encoding:
- the LRRC71 gene encoding leucine-rich repeat-containing protein 71, producing MGSTGSPLSHISPVPKTPDVSGKMVKKGDRLLKEKLPPTLPPLGEEEPKNPEEYQCVGILEQDFVELCTRSGYTDFPKVVVRNHGRSTSTSEKPVVEEQRVSASCSQNSLLQIETKYAFFRPTIQVELEQEDPKTVREIFIRGWKLADPILGILSKCLPSLTQLQAINMWKVGLTDETLTTFIALIPTCASTLKKVSLEGNPIAEQSYHRLMVPESTITHLSLRNNNIDDQGARLLGQALSTLRTSNRNLVSLNLGYNHIGDEGAGYIADGLRLNRSLLWLSLAHNRIQDQGALKIAEVLQPFELTHTEVVERRRLMLEKGTQDRSRTLRGSPTSSRHGERDRPLLGASSTGAIDKLQAPKTTKGASGKKKEKEAAKKEEKPGSGTSPTQNAPKKEDSTKGSKAKVTIPEQKPGRGKGAKTGPKEKRSTLAESEVVQKKITPEPTEILNPLLEQTEHKNGKVFLPGNKVLMHLNLIRNRITEAGLRGFLSAVRYQVKHTKPKTPTKGPSGLLKLMLGKNSFPPQCETYNMIQELMLPRELKTKKDEEGPSLSVP from the exons ATGGGTTCAACCGGGTCTCCCCTCTCCCACATTTCCCCAGTGCCCAAAACCCCCGATGTCTCAGGCAAGATGGTGAAGAAAGGGGACAGGCTGCTAAAGGAGAAGCTGCCACCTACCCTACCACCTTTGGGCGAGGAGGAACCAAAAAATCCAG aGGAGTATCAGTGCGTGGGGATCTTGGAACaggactttgttgaactctgtaCGCGTTCTGGATACACAGATTTCCCCAAAGTTGTTGTCCGAAACCACGGTCGCTCTACCTCCACCTCTGAAAAGCCGGTGG TGGAGGAACAGCGGGTCTCTGCCTCCTGTAGCCAAAACAGCCTTCTCCAGATTGAGACCAAGTATGCCTTCTTCCGGCCCACCATCCAGGTGGAGCTGGAACAAGAGGACCCCAAGACAGTTCGGGAAATCTTCATCCGAG gTTGGAAACTGGCAGATCCAATTCTGGGTATTCTCAGCAAGTGTCTGCCCTCTCTCACCCAGCTGCAAGCCATCAA CATGTGGAAAGTGGGGCTGACGGATGAAACCTTGACCACCTTCATTGCCCTCATTCCTACTTGTGCCTCCACTCTCAA GAAGGTGTCTCTGGAAGGAAACCCAATAGCGGAACAGTCTTATCACAGGCTCATGGTTCCAGAAAGCAC TATCACGCACTTGTCTCTGAGGAACAACAACATCGATGACCAGGGAGCACGACTCCTGGGCCAAGCGCTGTCCACGCTGCGTACCAGCAACCGAAATTTGGTCTCTCTCAACCTGGGCTACAATCATATTGGAGATGAGGGCGCTGGCTACATAGCAGAC GGCCTAAGGCTAAACCGCTCCCTGCTCTGGCTGTCTCTGGCTCACAATCGCATCCAGGACCAGGGTGCCCTGAAGATAGCTGAG GTGCTGCAGCCTTTTGAACTCACACACACAGAGGTGGTGGAACGCCGGCGGCTCATGCTGGAAAAGGGGACCCAGGACCGATCGAGAACATTAAGGGGTTCG CCCACTTCCTCCCGCCATGGAGAACGCGATCGGCCTCTTTTGGGAGCTAGTAGTACCGGGGCCATTGACAAACTTCAGGCACCCAAGACCACCAAAGGTGCATCGggcaagaagaaggagaag GAAGCAGCCAAGAAAGAGGAGAAGCCCGGGTCTGGGACATCCCCCACACAGAATGCCCCAAAGAAAGAAGATTCCACCAAGGGTTCTAAAGCGA AGGTAACCATACCGGAACAGAAGCCTGGTCGGGGGAAGGGGGCCAAGACAGGGCCCAAGGAGAAGCGAAGTACACTTGCTGAGTCTGAAGTGGTTCAGAAAAAG ATAACCCCTGAGCCCACTGAGATACTCAATCCTCTCCTAGAGCAAACAGAGCATAAAAATGGGAAGGTTTTCTTGCCAGGAAACAAAGTCCTTATGCACCTCAATCTTATTC GGAACCGAATTACAGAAGCGGGTCTGAGAGGCTTCCTCAGTGCTGTCCGATATCAAGTGAAGCACACCAAACCCAAAACTCCAACAAAGGGCCCATCAGGACTGCTAAAACTGATGCTGGGG AAAAATTCCTTTCCCCCACAATGTGAGACCTACAACATGATCCAGGAGTTAATGCTTCCTCGAGAACTCAAGactaaaaaagatgaagaaggcCCATCTCTTTCTGTCCCCTGA